Proteins encoded within one genomic window of Panicum virgatum strain AP13 chromosome 1N, P.virgatum_v5, whole genome shotgun sequence:
- the LOC120654425 gene encoding transcription factor IIIA-like produces the protein MCSGDEIDGDASVGQKGFKDIRCYKCEFCTIVRSKKCLIQAHMVAHHKDELEKSETYNSNGEKIVCEEEHRCLECGACFQKPAHLKQHMQSHSNERLFICPLEDCPFSYKRKDHLNRHMLKHQGKLFGCTVDGCDRRFSIKANMQRHVKEFHEDENVTKSNQQFICKEEGCNKAFKYLSKLKKHEESHVKLNYTEVVCCEPGCMKMFTNVESLRAHNQSCHQHVQCEICGKKHLKKNIKRHLQAHDELASGERIKCTFDGCDHSFSSKSNLTKHMKACHDQLKPFTCRVAGCGKAFTYKHVRDNHEKSSAHVYVEGDFVETDEQLRLRPRGGRKRKALSVETLTRKRVTILGEASSLEDGAEYLSWLLSGGDDSAQ, from the exons ATGTGTTCTGGAGATGAGATCGATGGAGATGCTAGTGTTGGACAGAAGGGTTTCAAGGATATAAGGTGCTACAAGTGTGAGTTTTGCACTATTGTCAGGTCAAAGAAATGCCTGATCCAAGCTCACATGGTTGCACATCATAAG GATGAACTGGAAAAATCAGAAACTTACAACTCAAATGGGGAAAAGATTGTTTGTGAGGAGGAACATAGGTGCCTAGAGTGCGGAGCTTGTTTCCAGAAACCGGCTCATCTGAAGCAGCACATGCAAAGTCACTCAAATGAG AGACTTTTCATTTGCCCACTCGAAGACTGCCCCTTCAGCTATAAAAGGAAAGATCACTTGAATAGACACATGCTTAAGCATCAGGGCAAGTTGTTCGGTTGCACTGTGGACGGTTGTGATAGGAGATTCAGTATCAAGGCAAATATGCAACGGCATGTTAAGGAATTCCATGAGGATGAAAATGTCACTAAGAGCAACCAGCAGTTTATTTGCAAAGAGGAGGGCTGTAACAAGGCTTTCAAGTATCTCTcaaagttgaagaaacatgagGAGTCACATG TCAAATTGAACTATACTGAGGTAGTGTGCTGTGAACCGGGCTGCATGAAGATGTTCACAAATGTTGAATCCCTGAGGGCTCATAACCAATCTTGCCATCAGCATGTTCAGTGTGAGATATGTGGGAAAAAGCACCTGAAGAAGAACATCAAGCGGCACCTACAAGCCCATGACGAGTTAGCCTCCGGTGAAAGGATCAAATGCACCTTTGATGGTTGTGACCACTCCTTTTCCAGT AAATCAAATCTGACTAAGCATATGAAAGCATGCCATGACCAACTGAAACCTTTCACATGCCGAGTTGCTGGGTGCGGCAAGGCGTTCACCTACAAGCACGTCAGGGACAACCATGAGAAATCCAGCGCACACGTATACGTTGAG GGAGACTTTGTGGAGACGGACGAGCAGCTGCGCTTGCGGCCGAGAGGTGGACGGAAGAGGAAAGCACTGTCGGTGGAGACATTGACACGCAAGAGGGTGACGATTCTTGGCGAGGCATCATCATTGGAAGATGGGGCAGAGTATCTAAGCTGGTTGCTATCGGGTGGTGATGATTCAGCTCAGTAG
- the LOC120654278 gene encoding probable metal-nicotianamine transporter YSL18, with the protein MEIKAGKDDINISAPSLGKLIVFYLLISFVGLFAIIPMRKTMIIRHRLTYATGTATAHLINSFHTPQGVQQASFYFNFSATYVGVGMICPTVVSISMLAGSILSSGIMLPYIESKKGVWYNSEYKESSMMGIYGYKVLISLAMMLGDGLFQLLLIPFKAMRNLRSKQQQLAATTIAFRSVDAIRRTALSFDDRRRTHIFLKDNIPFSYAIIGYTILAIISTIAIPHIYFQLKYQHIIVAYIVAPLLAFCNAYGTGITDLNLYNQYAKIVIMIFGFWITAAKGGVIGGLVICVIMTLIISTAGDFMQDLKTGYLTLTSPSLILLAWNKVDAEDANILASVVASGLICGEGIFAIPDSLLGIYNVTPPMCIRFLASDVNEKVDAFLAKQAP; encoded by the exons atggagatcaaaGCTGGAAAGGACGACATAAACATCAGTGCACCAAGTCTAGGAAAATTGATAGTCTTCTATTTACTCATAAGCTTTGTTGGCTTGTTTGCCATTATTCCGATGAGGAAG ACCATGATCATCCGCCATCGGCTAACATATGCAACTGGCACAGCTACAGCACACCTCATCAACAGCTTCCATACCCCCCAAGGAGTTCAGCAAGCAAG CTTCTACTTTAATTTTTCCGCAACTTACGTTGGTGTTGGAATGATCTGCCCAACAGTGGTAAGTATTTCCATGCTTGCTGGTAGCATCCTCTCCTCGGGAATCATGTTGCCCTACATTGAATCCAAGAAAGGAGTATGGTACAATTCAGAATACAAGGAAAGCAGTATGATGGGCATCTACGGGTACAAG GTGCTGATCTCCCTAGCAATGATGCTTGGGGATGGTTTATTCCAGCTTCTCCTCATACCATTCAAAGCAATGAGGAATTTACGTAGTAAACAACAACAGCTAGCAGCAACAACCATTGCCTTCAGGAGTGTGGATGCCATAAGACGCACTGCCCTTAGCTTTGATGATCGCCGCAGGACACATATATTTCTCAAAGATAACATTCCCTTCTCCTATGCCATCATTGGCTACACTATACTGGCAATCATTTCTACAATTGCAATTCCACACATCTATTTCCAGCTAAAATATCAGCACATCATCGTTGCTTACATAGTTGCCCCTCTCCTGGCATTCTGCAATGCCTATGGTACTGGTATCACAGACCTAAACCTCTACAATCAGTATGCAAAGATTGTGATCATGATATTTGGGTTCTGGATCACTGCTGCAAAGGGTGGGGTGATTGGTGGTCTTGTGATTTGTGTAATCATGACGCTAATCATCAGCACAGCTGGGGACTTCATGCAAGATCTCAAGACTGGCTATCTCACACTCACCTCGCCAAG TTTAATACTTCTAGCGTGGAACAAGGTCGACGCCGAAGATGCGAATATTCTTGCGTCGGTAGTGGCATCCGGACTGATATGTGGCGAAGGGATATTTGCAATACCGGACTCATTGCTGGGGATCTACAATGTCACTCCACCAATGTGCATAAGGTTCTTGGCTTCAGATGTGAATGAGAAGGTAGACGCGTTCCTAGCAAAACAAGCTCCCTAA
- the LOC120654424 gene encoding pentatricopeptide repeat-containing protein At2g22410, mitochondrial-like, translated as MNRSICHHLLSQCKTLRELQKIHAQAVAQGLHPQHQPVSCKIFRCYADFGRAADARKLFDEIPRPDLVSFTSLMSLHIRLEHHRAAVSLFSRVVADGHHRPDGFAVVGALSASGGAGDQQVGRAVHGMIFRLGLDYEVVVGNALVDMYSRCGKFESALLVFDRMFLKDEITWGSMLHGYIKCAGLDLALSFFDQMPVKSVVAWTALITGHVQGRLPVRALELFGRMVLEGHRPTHVTVVGVFSACADIGALDLGRIIHGYGTKCNASSNIIVSNALMDMYAKSGSIEMAFSVFQEVQSKDAYTWTTMISCFTVQGDGRKALELFRDMLRSSVVPNSVTFVSVLSACSHAGLIEEGRELFGTMREMYSIDPQLEHYGCMIDLLGRGGLLEEAEALIVDMNVEPDIVIWRSLLSASLVHRNDRLAEIAGKEIMKREPGDDGVYVLLWNMYASSNKWIEAREIRQQMLTRKIFKKPGCSWIEVDGVVHEFLVEDKTHDARREIYETLEYMNRQFSWEHMVHPSLLMEK; from the coding sequence ATGAATAGAAGCATTTGCCACCACCTTCTCTCCCAGTGCAAAACGCTCAGGGAGCTCCAGAAAATCCACGCCCAGGCCGTTGCCCAGGGTCTCCACCCACAACACCAGCCCGTTTCCTGCAAAATCTTCCGCTGTTATGCTGACTTTGGCCGTGCAGCTGATGCTCGCAAGCTGTTTGATGAGATCCCCCGCCCGGACCTTGTCTCCTTTACCAGCCTCATGTCCCTCCACATCCGGTTAGAGCACCACCGCGCGGCTGTATCCCTGTTCTCGCGTGTTGTTGCCGATGGTCATCACCGCCCTGACGGCTTTGCTGTTGTCGGTGCCCTGTCGGCCTCTGGTGGGGCTGGTGACCAGCAGGTTGGTAGGGCAGTGCACGGCATGATTTTCCGGCTTGGATTGGACTATGAAGTGGTAGTTGGAAATGCGTTGGTTGATATGTATAGTCGGTGTGGGAAGTTTGAGTCCGCGCTACTCGTGTTTGATAGAATGTTTCTGAAAGATGAGATCACTTGGGGTAGCATGCTGCATGGTTACATAAAGTGTGCTGGTTTGGATTTGGCATTATCATTCTTTGATCAGATGCCCGTGAAGAGCGTAGTCGCTTGGACAGCACTGATCACGGGTCATGTACAAGGCAGGTTGCCTGTACGGGCCCTTGAGCTTTTTGGTAGGATGGTACTGGAGGGTCATCGCCCTACACATGTCACAGTTGTAGGCGTATTCTCAGCTTGTGCTGACATTGGTGCTCTGGATCTAGGACGAATCATTCATGGATATGGAACAAAATGTAATGCTAGCTCAAACATAATTGTTAGCAATGCTCTGATGGATATGTATGCAAAGAGTGGAAGCATTGAGATGGCATTTTCCGTATTCCAAGAAGTTCAATCAAAGGATGCTTACACGTGGACTACTATGATCTCATGTTTCACTGTCCAGGGAGATGGGAGGAAAGCTCTTGAGCTCTTTCGGGACATGCTTAGATCTAGCGTAGTTCCGAACAGTGTAACATTTGTTTCTGTTTTGTCTGCGTGCAGCCATGCTGGACTAATAGAAGAAGGTAGAGAGTTGTTTGGCACAATGCGTGAAATGTACAGTATTGACCCCCAGCTTGAGCACTATGGATGCATGATTGATCTGTTAGGACGGGGAGGGCTGCTAGAGGAAGCAGAAGCTCTAATAGTTGATATGAATGTGGAACCTGATATTGTTATATGGAGGTCACTTCTTAGTGCGTCCCTGGTTCATCGCAATGATAGGTTGGCTGAGATTGCTGGAAAGGAAATTATGAAGAGAGAACCAGGGGATGATGGGGTTTATGTGCTTCTTTGGAATATGTATGCCTCATCAAATAAATGGATAGAAGCTCGAGAGATAAGGCAGCAAATGTTGACTAGGAAGATCTTCAAAAAGCCAGGGTGTAGTTGGATAGAAGTTGATGGTGTTGTCCATGAATTCTTGGTAGAGGACAAGACACACGATGCTCGAAGGGAAATTTATGAAACCTTGGAGTACATGAATAGGCAGTTCTCATGGGAACACATGGTTCATCCATCTTTGTTGATGGAGAAATAA